The Ailuropoda melanoleuca isolate Jingjing chromosome 15, ASM200744v2, whole genome shotgun sequence genomic sequence CAGGAGTCGGCCGGGTGCAGAGCTGGACTCAACTGCCCCGTCCACCTGCCCTCTAGCCCTGATTCCGCCACacgcttgctgtgtgaccttgggcaagtcaccacctctctgggcctcgctTTCCAGTgttggaaaatgggaagaaacgTCCCTCGCAGAGTTACAGTGGGACACAGAGGAGAGCGTGGGACAGGGTGCCTGTTAGACAGAGGCTCTTAGGAAATGCTTCCCCCTCCCGTCTGGGGTGCTGGGGATCCAGAAAACCAGGACAGTGGCTCCTAGTCTGAAGAGCCAGAAATGGGGCTCGAGCCTCACCCCGAAATACTCAGGAGGACCCATGACCTGGAAAAGGTTGACAGGCCCTGGTTTCGTGCAAGATCCAGAGGGACCTGGTGGTGGCAAGCTGGCAGCTCGGGCCCAGCCACAGGGGTGGGCGAGGGAGGGGTCCCGGTGCAGGGAGGCCACGAGGGAGACCTATGGCAGACACCCCTCACCCAGGCTCACTGGGACGCTGTGCAGGGCAGGCACCCGGGCACACAGTGAATGGGGAGAGGGGCGGCGCTGTGGCGTGTGCATACCCTACCTTCTTCCAGAGCAGCAGGGCCGTGACCAAGATGCTCAGCACAGTCAGGAGGCCAGCAAAGCAAGACAGCAGGAGCTGCTGGGAGCCCCGCACGGGCTTTCGGTACCCTGTGTCTAGAAGCAGGGCAGGGAAGCAGAAGGGTTAGCTACCTGAGAAAGGCTGGGGTGCACCCTGGCCCGCCAACCCGCAGGCCCCCAattcctgtgttctcctttacCCAGGACTCCACTTACAACACTCCGCCCGCAAAGagccccccaaacccccacctCCACCAAGGTCCTCATTCCCACACTGGCTTTTGGCTAAGCCCCTTTCTAGGTTGGCGGCCTTGATTCCTGTTAAGGGCAAGGAACACATCTTTTGCTTCTTCAGTGCCCCTGCCTCAGGGTGAATTGGCTCCACGGAGAGCTGCTTGTGGGACCCTGGCCGAGTCGCATCATCTCTCAGGGCCTTCTGTTTTCCACATGTGGAACAGTGGGCACATGGGCaggtgtgggtgggaggatgggtttgGGACTGGGCTTAGTAGGTGGCTGGCCTGCACCGGGGATAGGTGGAGGGCACAGCCCGGCCCCTTCCCTTGAGCCGTCCATCCTTTtatccctcccccccacttcctccattcatccatccatctggcTGGCGAAAACCTGCCGAGTGCCAACCACGTGCCAGGCACATCCGTGTCTGTTATTTATCAAACATTTCCTATTACCAGACACCAGCCCTTGCACGCAGGATCTCATTCAACCCCATAAAAGCCCTTGACGGGCAGGGTATTGCCATGAGGCGGGGGCCCACAGCCACATCCAGGCCCACCCAgctccccaaaccccagcccctACTGGTGGGAAGCCCAGAGGCAGGTCAGAGCCTCCCGGCTCTGCTGATGTTAACTTTTTACAGTCATCCCTCCTTTGGGGATGTGATGCAACTAGGAACCTTTCCCAGAAATCCGTACATGAGCCAAGTGCTCGCTCACGGGCTGCCACAGACACACATGTGCGTAAGCCCAATTGCGttctcaccccctcccccgcacacacacacacggtgccGGAGAGACGCTGAGACCAACGCACCAGTGACTTCTCTCAGGCACCTGCCAGAGGTGGCCAGAGACGTATCTGCATCCCAGGCTTCTGTCCTTCCCAAATCAAGGTAGATGTCGGCACACCTGCACAGACAGGGGCTCCCTGAGATCACTGTTGCGTTTTGCCAAAGCTGATCGAGGAGGCAGACATTCCACGCTTCAGATCCTGCGCCCCAGATTCTGCTGTGTGAAACCTTTGGGCCCTGCAGGAAGCCTCACCTCTAACCAGGATGAAGACGCCCTCGCTGATTTTGTGGAAGTCTGGCCAGCTCACGCAGCAGTAGTACGTGCCAGTGGCTGACGCATTGGGCAGGTCGGGGGTGACCCGGCATTGCAGGGTGTGCCCCTGGTTCTCGCTGCTCAGGTCGGGTGAGCACTTAATCTGCTCCCTGGGGCTCCTCTGCCCCTGGAGGTCCACATGAAAGTACCAGGTTGTGAAGTTCTGGAGTACTGGGCTGTCTGGGTAGGTGATTCTGCAGTTGAAGGAAACGGTCTTGTTGGCCAGAGAGACCAAaatgggggcaccagggtgggtCACCAGCTGCCCTcctgcagagaaaggaaaaggaaagagtagGAGCTTACCCTCCGGGTCGCTTCGGTCCCTTCTACCTCCCCCCGAGGACCTCGGCTCACACTCACACCTTTCATGCAGCCACTGTGCGCGGGCGTTGTGCCAAGTGCTTTACACGTAGAACTCTCCATCTCCCAACACACCCAAGGCAAAGTGTGTAAGCGCTCCACTTCACAGAGAGGAAGAGTCCGAGGGTCAGGCAGGTCAAGCTGCTAGCTTTCACTCTCCCGGCAGGGATGGAGTGGAGCTACAACCCTGCCCAAGGTGGGCAAACTGCAGACCCCCCACTCCCAACCACTCTCCTGCTCAAAGGCCAAGAAGCCACACTGGATAAAAGCACCAGTTTGAGAAGACCCGAAGCCGCTGAAGGATGAGAAGtaaagaggaaggaggcaggagacaaGATAAAGAAACGCGTCCTGGCAGGAAGAAGCACTTGCTGGCTGTGGACACACAGAGGGGGGCCCTGGCTCCCCCCAGCCTGAAGGAGGAGGCAGGCCAGGCATCAGGAGAGACAAGCTTTGCCCTGAATCGGAGCTCGGAGAAGAACTTGTCAAGTTTTTCTAGACTGTAACAAGCCGTGCCCCAAGACCAGCTTCCCATCACCACAGGGGTAGCTGTTTGGGCCACGACCGGGACCTTCGACGAGCCTCCTCCCTCCCAGACACCTGCGCACCCCCCCTCATCACAGGCCCCTAGGAAAACAGGAGCACCTGCCGTGCTGGGCCTCCCAGCCCCCCGCAGGCTCCCGAGAGGCCGTCAGACTCCGGGCCCGGGTCAGCAGCggccccctctctcccccagacTTCAGAACACAAGCCCCCTCAGC encodes the following:
- the NFAM1 gene encoding NFAT activation molecule 1 produces the protein MESWPPWWRAPPDTSSGPWLLGLLLFPWTLQLTGGQLVTHPGAPILVSLANKTVSFNCRITYPDSPVLQNFTTWYFHVDLQGQRSPREQIKCSPDLSSENQGHTLQCRVTPDLPNASATGTYYCCVSWPDFHKISEGVFILVRDTGYRKPVRGSQQLLLSCFAGLLTVLSILVTALLLWKKKQMRAPRRHPAPKASDPSTGHSQEQPLDDSVYTALQRRDTEVYSCIQNKASSLPPTPSLLSQEKVRGFTDDSEFNMVYENL